From Deltaproteobacteria bacterium:
TGGGCGCAACTCGTCGAGCTGTCGCGCGACGAGGCGCTGTCGCGCGTGGTCGTCCGCGAGCTGCGGCCGCGCGACGGCGACGCGCACCGCGAGCCGCTCGTCGCGCTGCAGCGGCGCGTCGCGCGCCTGATCGCGCGCATCGTCGACGGCGGCGTGTGCCGGGGCGAGCTGCGGCCCGACGTGCCTCGGCGCATGGTCCGCGACGTCGTGCTCGGCGCCGTCGAGCACCTCGTGTGGCAGGCGATCGCCGGCCCGGAGCCGGTCGATCCCGAGGCGGCCGCCGACGAGCTGGTCGACCTGTTGGTTCGCGGGGCGGGGCGTCCGGCCGACGCGGAGCCGGCCGAGCGCATCGAGCGCGCGGTCGCTCGGCTCGAGGCGGTCGTCGCGGCGCTGGCGAACCGACCCGCCGGCGCCCGTTCGGATGGCGACGGCGCGGCATGCGACGCGAACGCCGGCGCCCGCTCCGATGGCGACCGGGCCGCACGCGACCGGCGCGACCCCACCGACCCGCAACGCCCGACCCGAGACGACCGACGATGACTCGCATTCCCGTTCGAACCCGCTCCGAGCTGCCGTCCGAGGCGCAGCCGTATCCGGTGCTGCCGACGCGAATCGACCCGCGGTCGGACACGTTCCGCCGCAACGACGCCGCCAACCGCGAGGCGCTCGAGGCGGTCCGCGCCGCGCTCGCGCAGGCGCGCGCCGGCGGCGGCGACAAGTACGTCCGGCGGTTTCGCGAGGCCGGCAAGCTGCTGCCGCGCGAGCGCGTCGAGCTGCTGGTCGACCGCGACGCGCACTTCCTCGAGCTGTGCCCGCTCGCGGGCCACGGCGTGCCGGGCCACACGGCCGGCGCGAGCTTGATTGCCGGCATCGGCGTGGTGTCCGGCGTCGAGTGCCTGATCACCGCGAGCGACGCGACGGTCAAGGGCGGCGCGGTCAACGAACTTGGCGTCCAGAAGTCGGCGCGCATGGCCGACATCGCCGAGCAGAACCGGCTGCCGAGCATCAGCCTGATCGAGTCGGCCGGCGCCGATCTGCCCAACCAGGCCAAGATCTTCGTGCCCGGCGGCCGCGGGTTTCGCGACCTCACCCGCCGGTCGCGCGAGCGCATCCCCACCGTCTGCCTGGTGTTCGGCAGCTCGACCGCCGGCGGCGCGTACATCCCGGGGATGAGCGACTACGTGGTGATGGTCAAGCGGCAGGCGCAGGTGTACCTCGCCGGGCCGGCGCTGGTGAAGATGGCGACCGGCGAGGAGTCGGACCACGAGGAACTCGGCGGCGCGGAGATGCACAGCCGCGTGTCGGGCGTGTCCGACTACCTGGCGGAGGACGAACTCGACGCCATCCGCCTCGGCCGCGAGATCGTCGCTCACCTGAACTGGCGCAAGCGCGGGCCGGCGCCGCACCGGCCGGTCGAGCCGCCGCGCTACGACCCGGAAGAGCTGCTCGGCATCGCCTCGGCCGACGTGAAGGAGCCGTTCGACGCGCGCGAGGTCATCGCGCGCATCGTCGACGGCTCGCGCATGTCGGAGTTCAAACCGCTGTACGGCGCCACGCTGGTGTGCGGCTGGGCGCACATTCACGGCTATCCGGTCGGCATCCTCGCGAACAACGGCATCTTGTTGTCGGAATCGGCCAACAAGGGGGCGCAGTTCATTCAGCTGTGCAACCAGATCGACGTGCCGCTGTTGTTCCTGCAGAACATCACCGGCTTCATGGTCGGCCGCAAGTACGAGCAGGAGGGCATCATCAAAAACGGCGCCAAGTTGATCAACGCGGTGTCCAACAGCACCGTACCGGCGATCACGGTGATGATCGGCGCGAGCTACGGCGCCGGCAACTACGGGATGTGCGGCCGGGCGTATCAGC
This genomic window contains:
- a CDS encoding TetR/AcrR family transcriptional regulator, with the translated sequence MTGAATPRKPHADRVADILSAARAVFSERGYDGASMAEIAARAGIVEATIYKHFTGKRALLFEVIRAVYEPLIARLEAEGDGIAGARNQLRYLVWAQLVELSRDEALSRVVVRELRPRDGDAHREPLVALQRRVARLIARIVDGGVCRGELRPDVPRRMVRDVVLGAVEHLVWQAIAGPEPVDPEAAADELVDLLVRGAGRPADAEPAERIERAVARLEAVVAALANRPAGARSDGDGAACDANAGARSDGDRAARDRRDPTDPQRPTRDDRR
- a CDS encoding acyl-CoA carboxylase subunit beta, producing the protein MTRIPVRTRSELPSEAQPYPVLPTRIDPRSDTFRRNDAANREALEAVRAALAQARAGGGDKYVRRFREAGKLLPRERVELLVDRDAHFLELCPLAGHGVPGHTAGASLIAGIGVVSGVECLITASDATVKGGAVNELGVQKSARMADIAEQNRLPSISLIESAGADLPNQAKIFVPGGRGFRDLTRRSRERIPTVCLVFGSSTAGGAYIPGMSDYVVMVKRQAQVYLAGPALVKMATGEESDHEELGGAEMHSRVSGVSDYLAEDELDAIRLGREIVAHLNWRKRGPAPHRPVEPPRYDPEELLGIASADVKEPFDAREVIARIVDGSRMSEFKPLYGATLVCGWAHIHGYPVGILANNGILLSESANKGAQFIQLCNQIDVPLLFLQNITGFMVGRKYEQEGIIKNGAKLINAVSNSTVPAITVMIGASYGAGNYGMCGRAYQPRFLFTWPNHRIAVMGGKQLGGVLEIIQRQAAEKKGVEVDEQRIAVGKAMIEAQIDKESHALFATARLWDDGIIDPRDTRDVLGIALSAAHSAPVRGTMAYGVFRH